The genomic window ATAGAAAGAGATATTACCAGGGCATTTGATTTCTTGAAGCCTTTTAGACAATGGGAGTTTTTTCTCTGAGCCATTATTATCTGTTAGTGTAGCCACCGTGAATTCCACGAGAGCTTTGTCCCATCCCTTGGCTTTAAGAGGCTGTTTTTTTTGCAACAAATACAATCAAATTTCCTAAATTTTTAACATAACAATGcagaagaaataaagaaacctGAGAAAACCCGAAAATCTCACCTTTGTATAACCCTGCACGACATGATCCGTCACTTGTTTTGAGTCATACCACGCGTTCCTAACAGCTGTTACTCCAAATTTATTGATTGCCATCCTCACCTGGTGAAAAAAACAACCACCTTAGAAACACATCAAGTGTTCTGGTCTaacaacatataaaaaatgacATGACTGGTGAATGAAgccaagacaaaaaaaagcgGTACCAGCATTACTCCAAGGAAGGATCTGAGGAAAGCTGCTAAAGCTTTCTTGTAGAGAGAACTCAGCATATTCGCCATTCCCGTTACCACTCTCAATACTGCTCTTATAACACCTTTGGTTAACTCAACTAGAGTCCCTAGAAAGTTGCTAGTGGGAGCTTCTTTGTCACGGTTCTCTCCAGCATCAGTTGTGGCCACAGGACGGGGAGCGAATATAGCTGGAGCGACGAGAATGAGAGCAGCAACACGCTCCGGGGCTTCAAAGTAAGCATCTAAAGCTACAGGGCAACCAGCAGAATGCCTACAACATATGAATTAACAATCTCAGCTTATGGTGGCACTTTAATAAGAAATGCAAAGTATATGGAACCTACTAGCTTACTTACCCCACAAGAATCGCCTTATCGGCAGCAAGAACATCGATGAAATACAACGTAGTGAGCACGGAATACACCATGGAGTAGGGATTCAATGGTTTTGCATCATTGGTAGCACCACTAAACGGGTGAAAAATCCGAGAAGTCAAACCAAATGCTGGTCTATCAAAGGCAAGAACTTTTGAACTAACGAGACGAGCTAATGGCTTCATAACTCTGTTCCAGGAGAACACAGAAGCGCCGAAACCGTGCAATAGAATCATCGGAAACTTggtttttggtgtttcttgAGCATGAGGGCTTGTGTTTGAAACATCATCAGAGAGTGTATGTGGATCTAACACTTTGTGGTGTATATGAACACCTTGAAACTCACAGAAACAACTGTCTGGATCAGCTAGGTTCATTGGATCCTGTTCTGTTTCAGCTTCCATCTCCTCTTTACTATGTGCTCCAGCATCTAAATATTCATGAAACAAGAAGATTACTCATATAAAATTAGATCTTTATGGGAGAAAAAGGAACAATTTGTGATACACAGAGAGATTACTCAAATCTAATTTCATCCAATTGGAACTATAAGCTCAAATGTTCCACAATTAGCAGAATACTAAATCTCATAGGTGAGTCAAGAAACCTCAATATGGTAGTTACCTAACACGAACAGAAAGATTCATCAATTGAAATCTGAATTCTAAGTAGAAAGAAAGGAacaatttttgtaagaaaccTGGGAAGCCAccagagagagaaggagaagaagcagcaTTGGAGACGATGAGACGGCGAGAGGGTTGGCCGGAAATCTGACGAGACATCTGAAAATGGGTTCTAGAGGAATCTGAACTAAACTTGTCGCTGAGAGATAATGTTGAGAGAGTCTGCTTTGGTTGGTTCAAAAAGAAGATGCATGTGGTGTTTAAATTCATTGTTGCTTCCTACTAATCAGACAGAAGAATAACATCAACTACACAAAAGTTCTGacatttttgttctgttttttctaaattaaacgGCAAGGTTAGATGATTCAACagtgttttgtctttgtttgtaaaacaaattaaaaaaaaaaatggtgatgAATTCCTGACTTCTCATTCTCAGTTCTCACCTACACAATCTATTGGACAAAAACTAAAGATCATTGGATGAACAAGAGGACCTAAACGTAAAAAGCCCACTCCATTCGTTGCCACTTGGCTTCTCAGTATTATGGGCCGCCAAGATTAAACTATTCCATGTTTTGGTATTacaatttgaaagttttattttttttactgctTATTACCAAACCGGTTCACAGTTTCACACATAATATCAACATGACTGGTTCATACACCTTTTACAGGATCACTTaacacaacacacacacacacacacacacttgaTCCCAGACTTGAATTGAATCTTGCTTGGTTGTGGAAAAAAGCCCAGGACTAGCCCAAACCagattattttgttgttatgaaACCAGATTGGTTGGTGGCAATAAAAGCCCAGGCCTAGCCCAAACCAGATTATTGTTGTTATGAATACCTtaccttctttctttcttttttgtcaagtATCTTACCTTCTTTCTAGGGTTGTTATTATAACTTTGAGTCAATTGCCTTGccggaaaacaaaattggcgCTGTTTTCACCGTCTCCATGGCCAGTTCTAGCAAGGAAGTTAATTTATGTGGTTTGTTTTCAGTGGCTCTGAGCTACTATCTACTTGGctgttgattttatttcttttcttttccattgaTCTGCTCTTCTTTTAGGTAAGAGAAATCcggaagatgatgatttggaGACCAAACCGTTTCTCAAGAAACATAAGgacgaggagaagaaagtaaCGTCGGATCactccactttttttttttaatacatacaCCActtatgtatgtatgtatgtgaATGTAACAGGAGGAGACACCGGAAGGACTTGCTGATAGCCTCCAGCACAAGTCTGATCAAGCTAATTTAATCTCTCTCAAGGTTTAATATTGTAATAAGTTTTATTATGTTCAAATTAAGCATCTTGTTCTCCAAAATCTGTTCCAACGGCTACTCGCTTAACAGGAGGAGGAAAGTACTGTGGAAGGACGTGATGACACTCCCGATTTTGTTGAGGTAGCTACCTCTCCTTatgcaattttgttttgtccttTTCGTCATGCTAACACAAACTTCTGCTTGGCTGTTAAATTCAGGAAGCTTCCGTGATAAAAAAATACGCTCTTTATGGGCCGTATCCCTCACCGAGCCCCATTATCACATATCGTCGCTTTCTTCAAAGATGTTGGAGAAGTTGTTCATGTTCGACTTGCTATAAAACGAGATGGTGGGCGTACTGGCTCTGGCTTTGTTGAGTTTGCTTCTCcctatgaaacaaaaaaagtgagaccagttttttttttctttgaaaacttgTGTATAGTTAGTTATATGTTTAAACGTATCCAAGGTTATTTTCTGACGTTTTTTTCACTCTAGGCACTGGAAAAGAAGGATGGAGAATGTTTGCTCGATCGCAAGATTTATCTTAAAGTGCCTAAGCTAAGCTCTTCATTGACTCTTCCTACGTAAGTAAACATGATTTTTCCACGTTTTGTAACTGATTGCTAGACTTTTTGATACAATATCACAGAAGACTAAggcttttcattttttgattaattaggTATTGCATAGATCACCAGGTTTGGTAAGGGAACAAGacttttttttgaagtttttttgtATACATGTAGAGATCACTAGcgttttccatttttctagGTACCAAGACTTCCTTCCACGACAAGAAGATGAGACACCTCCCGCCGATTTTGCTGAGGTACCACCCTACTGCCCTCATTATCTTCAAAACGCTCGAAatgtttacttattttctGGGGCTGAATCTTGCTAGCTACTTTTTCCTTGTTTCCTGCTAACACACTTGTTCCTGTATAATGCACAGGAAGTTCTCTTTGTTGCCAATCTCTCCCCCCAAACTAAGATATTAGATATGTAAGTAGCACTCCCACTTTTCTTCTCTGagcaaagaaaaagtaacTCTCCCATCACTCATATTTTACCCTCCACTTTTGCAGCTTCGGTTTCTGTCAAGATGTTGGAGAAGTTGTTAGTGTTCGACTTATTGCAAACCATGAGGACAAGCCTGTGGGCTGTGCCTTTGTTGAGTTTCTTTCTGCCAACGAAGCAAAGAAGGTGAGACTGGTTTTGTAGTCATGATGGAcgattttagtattttactagtcattttgaaaattagtGTATACAAACTTATGATGAAAAACATACTACTAGTTTTTTGAAAGCTGGATAGCtgattaaatctttttaatacTGTAGGTGCTGGAAAACAAGAATGGTGAATATTTTCATGGTCATAAGATCATTTTGATGAGAGGACATGGTGAAACTCCCGATTTCGCTGAGGTACctcttcttgttgtcttcACAATATGTCAGGCTCAGCAGAAAcctttaataataataacagaaatcttgtgttttttttttgtgcaaccTTAagtccttttcttctttgcgtCGTGCTAACTCACTTGGCTGTTAAACGCAGGCTGTTGccacaagtaaaaaaaagacGCTCTTTGTTGCCCATCTTACTCCCCAGACTATAATATCAGATATGTAAGTAGCACCTTAAGATTTCCTCTTTCGTTATTGGAGCAAGTTTCTCATGACTAATATTTTATCCTCCACTTTTTTACAGCATCGACTAATTGTTAACCACACTGGCAAGCATGTGGGCAAGGGATTTGTTGAGTTTGCTTCTGCTAAGGAAGCAGAGAATGTGAGAGTTGTTTTTCTAGTAATTGATGAAAAGTAATGTATACAAGTCGCAGTCATTTGATTAGTTAAACCGTTTATTTATACTCTAGGCGctggaaaagaagaagggtgAATATTTGCAGGATGGCGAGATTTTTCTTAAGGCGGCTAACATAGCTCCATTCCCTCCACCcaagtaaattaattttccaTGTTATGGAGATTTGTTGCTGTCAACTTATTGCCACCACAGAAGACTAACactaatattatatttcttaaCTAGGTGGTGCGTAGATCACAAGGTTTGGTAAGGAATTTTCAACTATTTGCATCTTGAGGGTTTGTTATCAAGAGCACATTGGGTGAAGTTTTTGGTATACATGTAGAGATCACAAGGGTTGTTTAATGTTCCAGGTACGAAGACTACCTTGGACAAGAAAGAGATGAGGCAGCAGTGGAAGGACTTGCTGAAACTCCCTATTTTGTTGAGGTACGCGTGTTGTTATCATCTTCAAAATATGTCAGGCTCAGAGGGGAAATGCTCAAGTGTTTGATAACAAAACTGTTACCTCCTTAGAGCCATGCTAACACACTTGGCTGCTAAATACAGGAAGCAAGAAAAAAGACGCTTTTTGTTACCAATCTCCCTCCTAGAACTAGTATACAAAGGATGTAAGTAGCACCTTTAGTTTACTCTTTCGTTCTTGGAGCAAGTTTTTCATGACTGATGTTTTATCCTCTTCATGTTTACAGGTTGTATTTCTTCCAAGACTTTGAAGTTGTTCGTGTTCGACTTATTGTTGACCAATCGGGTAAGCATATGGGCTGTGGCTATTTTGAGTTTGCTTCTGCTAATGAAGCAGAGAAGGTGAGTAGTTTTTATAGCAATGATGAAAACTAGTGTATACTTACTTATATGATGAAattgttttgatgaaatatttttatactgTAGGCGCTGGAACAGAGGAATGGTAAAAGTTTGCGCTATCACAAAATCTTTCTTGAGCTGGCTGAGATAGCTCCATACCCTCTCCAACACATGTACATTGATTTTCCATGTTATTGCTCTAGTTTTGATGTCATAACAGAAGATTAACgttatcattttttgttaattaggtACAAGCTTGCAGAGAAGCTTTGGTAAGGGATTTTTTAACTACTATTTTGCctttaagagattttttgttatcaaagGCAAATTCGGTGAAGTTTTTCGTATAAATGGGGAGAGATCACAAGGGTTTTTGATACAATGCAGGTACGAAGACAACCTTCTACGAGAATCGAATCTGAAGCAACAGAAGGCAAAATCCAACGGATTCTGCGGTAAGAAGATTACCTTCTCTTACGGGGACGACTgctagaagatgaagaagctctCTTTTTACGGGGATTAGTGTAGACACTGAAATTATTATCCATAGTAaactgaaaattcaaaaagggAGTACGGCTTACAGGTCGGTCTGATTTCGGTTTACCAAACCGGTTCACAGTTTCACACAGAATATCAACATTACTGGTTCATACACCTTTTACAGGATCATTCAACACAAGTACACAAAACATAGGCAAGAAGCTCTCCATTTATCATCATCCCCTCCACTGATCCTTCTTGTTCCGAACTTCCCTCATTGTATCAATTGGCGACTTGCAACCGAGTTTCTCCTGGAAAATAACAAAGTTAATCTCGATATACGACAAGAAAGTAAAGATCGATATCAACAGTGATAGCTGATAAAACCGAATCATGAATTGTTCAAGAAGATGAACCAAATGGAGTAATAACCTGTATCTCTGGCTTATCAACACGCATAAATGGATTTGTTTCGAGCTCTTCCTCCAGTGTTGAAGGGATTGTGGGAAGATCTGCTTGGCGCTGTTGACGGGCCCATGCTAACTTCTGTTGTATCTTCCCGTTGTTTGGTTCCACAGTTAGAGCAAATTCCAAGTTCTTAACGGTGTACTGAGAACCATAAGAAATGAATAGCGGATTATTCAGTTTATAGGCATCCATTTTTATGAGTTAAGAACTCAAAAGACATAATGAAGCTGTTGATTTTTTTACCTCATGGCCGCAGTAAACCTGTGTCGGTTTAGGTAATGCAGCCAGAGTCACACACAACGACTGATACATCTGCTCAGCTGTCCCTTCAAAAAACTTCCCACATCCAGCAACAAACTgtataaaatcaaagtaaacaCAGCTTAATGTTTAACTCATAACTATCTCCATTTAGACATTTACAGAGATAAAAGATCTACGGAGAACATATAGGGTCCATGGTAGGGAAGAACAAGAGGATTCAGCTTAATGTTACCACTTACAAGTGTATCTCCGGTGAACACGGCTGggttttctccttcttttccGTTCACATAATAACTAATGTGACCCTTGGTGTGACTGTAACAAGTAGATATATCAGAGGAATCAGCGATGACAAGAGAAAATGACTGAGTTAAACATCAAGTAGATTAGATGCATCTAAAttcattggaaaaaaaaaaaaaaaaaaaaacaaaccaaggAGTGTGGAGAGCCAATATGTTAATATCCTGACCCAAAGTCAGCTTGTCACCATTATCAACCGCATCAGTGCAACCCTTCACCTTATCCAGAGAACCTCCATATACTTTGATATCAGGAACCAACTGCTTAATCTTCTCGTTTCCACCGGCATGATCCCTTTGATCATATCAAGCCACCAATCAAACAATGagtgttaaaataaaaacgtcGCCTCAAATCCAAATTTCATCGAAGACAAAGGCAACCATCATAtggtacatatataataaatcttgCATCTTCAAGAGGTGAAACATTAATGCAGAAAGTATCAGACTTTAACAAAGAATCAGACTCACGAAGATGAATCTCTAAGTCAGTTGAAACTGATAGTAGGAAAAAGCTAAACACTTGATCAGAAAACTGAGAGATTTAACAATAGACTTGTACTAATGTTAATGTCTAGGACCGGAATCTAGCATATGTCGATATCACTGAGTAATAAGAACCAACAGAGAATCTCGGAGATGAATCAAATAAGATAAGTTACCAGTGACATAGAGAGAAGTGAGGTTTACTTACCAGTGATGATGCGTAGTGAGTACGAACTTGATCTTAGCTTGGTGCTTCTCAGCCGATGCGATCACCTTCTCCGGATCAACTGGATCCACAACCGCCGCGTCTCCGGTGCTCTCATCGATtatcctgttttttttttacgaagAAAGAATCCTAAACTGATGATGAACCGAGTCAGATTAAGAAGCAACGAAATTGAAGTAGGATATCAAAATGGCTCACAGATAAGAGTAGTTGTCTTGCAGACAAGGAACGTGGAAGATCTTCATCGTCTCCTTAGATCGATCGTCCTTCTCCTCCGGAACACTAgctgtatcatcatcatcatttatgTCTGGACTAGTGATTTATCTATTTCGGTTTACTCAAACCGGATCGAACCGAAACAAATCAGGATAAATTTTGCAGCCGGTCATCCGGTTCAATTGTAATTGTAACTGAACCGGAATCGGATAAAAAACATAAGCTTCGTTGagaattgtttattttaggttttgggggAGATTCGTTCTCGTACTGtggattgttgttgttgggaTTATCtgggaagagaaaaagaaaatggggAAGCAGCCGGTGAAATTGAAGGCGGTGGTTTACGCACTTTCTCCGTTTCAGCAGAAGATCATGACCGGTCTCTGGAAGGATCTGCCGGAGAAGATCCACCACAAGGTCTCTGAGAATTGGATCAGCGCCACTCTTCTCGTTACCCCTGTCGTTGGAACCTACTGGtactctatctctctttctatctctctcatcAATCGATTGGTAAAGGAACCTTTGGATCGAGTTCCGATCTGGTTGATTGTTCTTCGATCTGTGTCATCGGTCTTGTGCGGCGCATATGGATATAGGGTTCTTCGTTTGTGTCATAGGAACAAATGAGAAATGATAGGATTTAAGTTAGTTTGAGATGAGTATTAAGTGGAGTGTAGTATATAGAGACTCTCAGCTAGAAAAAGTCTTCCAGGTATCAAATTAGTATTGTTGATGAACCACTCTGTGGAATTGCATTTCAAGATGTTGAGGATTTAAATGGCTTAGTCGTAATCATTAGCTGATTAGTGTGGTTCTATTAAAACTGTTGAGTTCTTGCTTGTGAAGCTATTAGTTACCTGATCGATCTAAACATTACGGGTGCTGCATATTATGGTCTAGTTTCTAGTCATCTTTTGTGCTTATTCTTTCAAATACACACAATGAATGCAGGTATGCTCAGTATTTCAAGGAACAGGAGAAGCTTGAGCACAGATTCTGAAGCATGAAGTCACTCCTTTTCTACAAGAACCTGACAGTTTGAagtaatttcttttgtttcaagcctataaatttcacaaaaactcTTGTGGGAATCTTCTGAGTCAGTTTTTCTGAAACTCTTTTGCTAAATAAATGTTTGGGTTTCATGACAATGACTCTTGTTGTTCATCTTTCTTGATATATGGTATGAAAATTGGATTGAATCGAGTAATATATTGATCCCTCAAAACAACTATTAGGCAAAATCAAACGCTGCCTATGTTCCCTTAAGACATCAACTACAAACAACTATTAGGCAAAATCAAACACTGCAAGTCTGCAACCACTCCTACAAGGTTTGTGATGAACAGAGTCGTTGGTTGGACTAGAAATGTTGTCCATTTCATCAAGTACAGTTCAGCGGAGTCATTCTCTTCGTCTAAGGCTTTTGAGGTAACTGTGAAGTTGGTGTCGATACCGGCTAGGACTTTAAGTAGACCTTGGAAGACTGCAAATTAGTGATTTATATAAAACTACACGATTTGCCGAAATTTATTTCACTTTTGTGACGCAAGATAAAATtaagcaaaacataatttatttcaaaacgattaatataaaataccaaaatgtcacaaaaatcaaaaataaataaacactcCCTCGACAATACTGATCACTTAACCGGttttaaaaccaacaaaaggcAATCCTTTAGTTCTTTAAATAGTTTTAGATAGAACCGACGGAAACGGCAGCTTTGATGAGTAAACCAAAGAGAACAAAAGGGTtagagaagaaaggagaatGGTCGCTCTCCAATTCGTAAACTTGGCTAGGTGGCCACCGTCTTATCATCGCGTCTTGCTGCTCCGGTTTCATGACCCGGTCGAGTAACGTCTTGATGTACACGCGCGGCACTTGCTCCTCttgtcctttttctttttcctcttcttccagTTTTGCTGTCGTTAACGCCAAAATTGGTGCTGGTCTCATCATTAATGCAGCCAAGGAACATTCCTTTACaccaacacaacaacaacaacaaaaaaaagtataagaaCAAGGAATTTGGATTTGATGAAATAGTTTgtaatatttgatttgatatgcATGTTTCCACTCCAATTCGATATGTAACATCCACACTACCATAATTCTACGTACATAGCAGACAAATTCACGAATATTTAACTTTAATAATGGAAgatttttggatatatatatacctgtaTAATTGTTTAGTtaaagttataagaaaaaaacacacatatataaaaataaaaataaaggttAGTTATGAACATTgcaaattttgtattaaatggtgatttatttttataaggaGTTGGTCGAATTTTCCTACACTTAAACACATTAAATCTTTTGagattatatatgaaatgaaACAGTAGAGAAACCTGTTGAGGACTCATGTGGTAAAGTAGTTTTCGTCGGTATTCAGGTTTGATAATAGCACTGGTGGGAGGATTCTCCGGTCCTAGACCAAAACCAAGCTCGTAGACATCACCATGTTCTGATAGATCAGGCACTCCCTGTGACAAAGAAACATAACGTCACACACAAGTTAACTTGACTTTAAAGAAATGTGTATCATTACATCTTTCATATCTTCATCTGTCTGAAGCCCGTTTTTGAGCATCGAAGCTCCAATAAAAACAGCGAGACAGATCTTCTTAGGGAATCTCTGTATCGCACTCGTTAGGCTAAGCCCTCCTGCACTGTGACCCACAAGTATCACCtgatgaaaaaaacagaacagagaaaaacagagtgagTTTGCTTCAGATTCAAGAATCAATTCATTTGAGTTCTGAATTAGGTTTCACCTGTTCTTGTTCGGGGAAAGAGGAGAGGAAGTCGATGAGTGGTTGGTTGTATTGGTCGAAGGTAGTGAGTGAATCCACGGATGAAGAATCGATGCCGGAGGATTTGAGGTCGATGCAAGTGACGGTGAAGCCAGAGACTTCCATGAGACATTTGATCTTGTACCAGCACCATGATCCTAAGCTCATGCCATGTATTAGCACAAAGTGTGGTGGTTTTCTACTTGGTTTGagttctagggtttcttcttgattctcctCCGCCATCGATTACGCCGGAGATTTGCCTGAGATTTTATTGGGGTTTTTCCACGGAATGCTCTGTGTGCCTTGTCACATTTGTCAAACGCATATATAGtgaaaaatatcttttgtttctttctcagttatgtgattttttataatattaaaaaataattagtaattaatttctACTATTAAGACATGACCAGTATACTTAGGATAGAAATTTAACAAGGAATATATAGAATGTCTACTTGCGTATAATGTGTAGgatttatttccaaaaaaaaggatttgttAAGCTAAAAATGAGCAAAAggaaactatataaatttaattctcATTTGCTTattctattatataatttactaaataaatccttttttaattctaccaaaaaaacaatcctttttttaattggtataaaaatatttttgtccaaTATTAATCCGAACCACCCATaagttcaaaatttatttagtaaaatatataatagaataagcagttaaaaattaatttgttaaaaaagatattccaaaaaagaataaacttTATTACCATGAAATAGACATTGGTTCTTTGCAcaatgctattttttttttccgacaTAAACACTTCCTTTTTGcaaattctgattttgatgcAGCCGTTACGATAATTGTATTTGTTAAACTAGCGTTGTTACGATAatttaaaaggaaataaagGTGAAGGAATTTTagagagaaatatatatatatatatatatatatatatatatatatatatatatataaaaatcaatttatcGTTTTGGTTGTGGATCCGACTTTTGCATATGGTCACTGATTTATTGCATATTCATAGTTGGGGTAGTCAATGGGTAATAATTGTGTGTCTGACTATATGCttattatttactatttacgTTTTATCCGCACTAATTAAGTTTCTATTCTCTATGTCATAccattaaaataatttttgatcGGAATGATCCAGTTTAAAAGTTCATAGTTATTTCAAGATCATACGATTACAAGACGGTAAGGAGGACAAATTATAAACGACTTTCAATCTaaactaataaagaaaatcCATTTGATAGCGCGCTGGGTTCAATTTATAAAATGTTACTTAGATTCAGGTATGTCACGTGTGTTATCAAGACCCGTgctaatgatttgttttgtaatttgattAAAGTTATACTTATACTATAGCTAAAGTATTTTCCCGTCAGTTTTCTAACGCAGAGATAATCAATTTCATTGACCTATTTCATGCTCGTAActctaaagaaagaaagactaCAAATCTTTCAATGAACAAGTTGGTTTTAGCTAAAGTTATG from Arabidopsis thaliana chromosome 3, partial sequence includes these protein-coding regions:
- a CDS encoding alpha/beta-Hydrolases superfamily protein is translated as MKLDLNAGAHSKEEMEAETEQDPMNLADPDSCFCEFQGVHIHHKVLDPHTLSDDVSNTSPHAQETPKTKFPMILLHGFGASVFSWNRVMKPLARLVSSKVLAFDRPAFGLTSRIFHPFSGATNDAKPLNPYSMVYSVLTTLYFIDVLAADKAILVGHSAGCPVALDAYFEAPERVAALILVAPAIFAPRPVATTDAGENRDKEAPTSNFLGTLVELTKGVIRAVLRVVTGMANMLSSLYKKALAAFLRSFLGVMLVRMAINKFGVTAVRNAWYDSKQVTDHVVQGYTKPLKAKGWDKALVEFTVATLTDNNGSEKKLPLSKRLQEIKCPVLIVTGDTDRIVPAWNAERLARAIPGSVFEVIKKCGHLPQEEKPDEFISIVAKFLGNAFGGSQQQDVDLKFQGIVS
- a CDS encoding alpha/beta-Hydrolases superfamily protein — encoded protein: MEAETEQDPMNLADPDSCFCEFQGVHIHHKVLDPHTLSDDVSNTSPHAQETPKTKFPMILLHGFGASVFSWNRVMKPLARLVSSKVLAFDRPAFGLTSRIFHPFSGATNDAKPLNPYSMVYSVLTTLYFIDVLAADKAILVGHSAGCPVALDAYFEAPERVAALILVAPAIFAPRPVATTDAGENRDKEAPTSNFLGTLVELTKGVIRAVLRVVTGMANMLSSLYKKALAAFLRSFLGVMLVRMAINKFGVTAVRNAWYDSKQVTDHVVQGYTKPLKAKGWDKALVEFTVATLTDNNGSEKKLPLSKRLQEIKCPVLIVTGDTDRIVPAWNAERLARAIPGSVFEVIKKCGHLPQEEKPDEFISIVAKFLGNAFGGSQQQDVDLKFQGIVS
- a CDS encoding alpha/beta-Hydrolases superfamily protein (alpha/beta-Hydrolases superfamily protein; FUNCTIONS IN: hydrolase activity, catalytic activity; LOCATED IN: chloroplast envelope; EXPRESSED IN: 22 plant structures; EXPRESSED DURING: 13 growth stages; CONTAINS InterPro DOMAIN/s: Epoxide hydrolase-like (InterPro:IPR000639), Alpha/beta hydrolase fold-1 (InterPro:IPR000073); BEST Arabidopsis thaliana protein match is: alpha/beta-Hydrolases superfamily protein (TAIR:AT1G15490.1); Has 7044 Blast hits to 6961 proteins in 1208 species: Archae - 69; Bacteria - 5119; Metazoa - 311; Fungi - 102; Plants - 308; Viruses - 4; Other Eukaryotes - 1131 (source: NCBI BLink).) codes for the protein MNLNTTCIFFLNQPKQTLSTLSLSDKFSSDSSRTHFQMSRQISGQPSRRLIVSNAASSPSLSGGFPDAGAHSKEEMEAETEQDPMNLADPDSCFCEFQGVHIHHKVLDPHTLSDDVSNTSPHAQETPKTKFPMILLHGFGASVFSWNRVMKPLARLVSSKVLAFDRPAFGLTSRIFHPFSGATNDAKPLNPYSMVYSVLTTLYFIDVLAADKAILVGHSAGCPVALDAYFEAPERVAALILVAPAIFAPRPVATTDAGENRDKEAPTSNFLGTLVELTKGVIRAVLRVVTGMANMLSSLYKKALAAFLRSFLGVMLVRMAINKFGVTAVRNAWYDSKQVTDHVVQGYTKPLKAKGWDKALVEFTVATLTDNNGSEKKLPLSKRLQEIKCPVLIVTGDTDRIVPAWNAERLARAIPGSVFEVIKKCGHLPQEEKPDEFISIVAKFLGNAFGGSQQQDVDLKFQGIVS
- a CDS encoding RNA-binding (RRM/RBD/RNP motifs) family protein (RNA-binding (RRM/RBD/RNP motifs) family protein; FUNCTIONS IN: RNA binding, nucleotide binding, nucleic acid binding; CONTAINS InterPro DOMAIN/s: RNA recognition motif, RNP-1 (InterPro:IPR000504), Nucleotide-binding, alpha-beta plait (InterPro:IPR012677); BEST Arabidopsis thaliana protein match is: RNA-binding (RRM/RBD/RNP motifs) family protein (TAIR:AT1G45100.1); Has 2317 Blast hits to 1788 proteins in 256 species: Archae - 0; Bacteria - 24; Metazoa - 947; Fungi - 528; Plants - 665; Viruses - 0; Other Eukaryotes - 153 (source: NCBI BLink).), which translates into the protein MASSSKEVNLCGKRNPEDDDLETKPFLKKHKDEEKKEETPEGLADSLQHKSDQANLISLKEEESTVEGRDDTPDFVEALEKKDGECLLDRKIYLKVPKLSSSLTLPTYQDFLPRQEDETPPADFAEEVLFVANLSPQTKILDIFGFCQDVGEVVSVRLIANHEDKPVGCAFVEFLSANEAKKVLENKNGEYFHGHKIILMRGHGETPDFAEHRLIVNHTGKHVGKGFVEFASAKEAENALEKKKGEYLQDGEIFLKAANIAPFPPPKYEDYLGQERDEAAVEGLAETPYFVEEARKKTLFVTNLPPRTSIQRMLYFFQDFEVVRVRLIVDQSGKHMGCGYFEFASANEAEKALEQRNGKSLRYHKIFLELAEIAPYPLQHMYKLAEKLWYEDNLLRESNLKQQKAKSNGFCGKKITFSYGDDC